The following proteins are co-located in the Flectobacillus major DSM 103 genome:
- the recQ gene encoding DNA helicase RecQ produces the protein MPLTKEQVLKQYFGYDKFRPLQADIIDWVLYGQDCMVLMPTGGGKSLCFQIPALMMQGLTIVISPLIALMHDQVQALQANGVPAAYINSSLGSSEKSAIERQCRSGELKLLYISPEKLFANGYLEWIKSLNISMIAVDESHCVSVWGHDFRPEYTQLHVLKTAFPRVPVIALTATADRVTRKDILMQLGIPDARIFISSFDRPNLSLAVQPGRNRLKTIQKFIAERPRKAGIIYCLSRKNTEQVSDALLKVGISSRHYHAGMSTDERAQVQDQFLRDNIQVICATIAFGMGIDKSNVRWVIHYSLPSNIESFYQEIGRAGRDGVRSDTLLFYSYNDLLVRKDMIAQSELPLEMKEVQGAKLERLKQYAEAEICRRRILLSYFNEEVTHDCGNCDVCKNPPIRFDATVLAQKALSAIARTNENVAMGMLIDILRGSNNRRIIEHKYHEIKTFGAGKDLKFEEWADYLQQMLNSGIMDIAYDEQHVFKLNNASWAVLKEGRQVQLVRFRPFEEKQAEREASITKDKTKKEIIRDELFERLRALRKRIADERDIPPFVVFSDATLSDMAQKKPLNQTEMLNVSGVGEQKYTQYGETFLTEIRAFIKTIPKSSVAAGINTAQYSYQLYQEGKSLEQIAQQRELNPVTIISHLIKLEEEGVAIDWWKFISKKEYSDIVAVANSLGIKKGEAVKPIFEAMNGKYDYYKIRIALSIKYQ, from the coding sequence ATGCCACTAACAAAAGAACAGGTACTTAAACAGTATTTTGGATATGATAAATTTAGACCTTTACAGGCCGATATTATAGATTGGGTGCTGTATGGGCAAGATTGCATGGTGCTAATGCCCACAGGTGGGGGCAAATCGCTATGTTTCCAGATTCCGGCATTGATGATGCAGGGACTCACCATTGTGATTTCGCCTTTAATTGCCCTCATGCACGACCAAGTACAGGCTTTACAAGCCAATGGTGTACCTGCCGCATATATCAACTCGTCACTTGGTAGTTCTGAAAAATCGGCTATCGAACGACAATGCCGTTCGGGCGAGCTGAAGCTCCTGTATATTTCGCCCGAAAAATTATTTGCTAATGGCTATTTAGAATGGATTAAGTCGCTCAATATTAGTATGATAGCCGTAGATGAGTCGCACTGTGTATCGGTGTGGGGGCATGACTTTCGGCCTGAGTACACACAACTTCATGTCTTGAAAACTGCTTTTCCAAGAGTACCTGTTATAGCACTAACAGCTACCGCCGACCGTGTTACTAGAAAAGACATTCTGATGCAGTTGGGTATTCCTGATGCCCGTATTTTTATAAGTTCTTTCGATAGGCCCAACCTCTCTTTGGCTGTTCAGCCAGGCAGAAATAGGCTGAAAACTATACAGAAATTCATTGCTGAACGTCCTCGAAAAGCTGGTATAATCTATTGCCTAAGCCGAAAAAATACCGAACAAGTCTCTGATGCCTTATTGAAAGTAGGTATATCGTCAAGGCATTATCATGCAGGTATGAGTACCGACGAAAGAGCTCAAGTACAAGACCAGTTTTTACGAGACAATATTCAGGTGATATGTGCTACAATAGCCTTCGGTATGGGTATCGACAAATCCAATGTGAGGTGGGTAATCCATTATTCGTTGCCATCCAATATCGAAAGCTTCTATCAAGAAATTGGTAGGGCTGGTCGTGATGGCGTTCGTTCAGATACGTTGCTTTTTTATTCTTATAATGACCTTTTGGTAAGAAAAGACATGATTGCCCAGTCTGAATTACCCTTAGAAATGAAAGAGGTGCAAGGGGCAAAATTAGAAAGACTCAAGCAATACGCCGAAGCAGAAATATGCCGTCGTCGTATTCTTCTGAGTTATTTTAATGAAGAAGTAACCCACGATTGTGGAAATTGTGACGTTTGTAAAAACCCTCCTATTCGTTTTGATGCTACCGTTTTGGCACAAAAAGCCCTTTCTGCAATAGCCCGAACCAACGAGAATGTAGCTATGGGTATGCTAATTGATATTTTGAGAGGCTCAAATAACCGCAGAATTATCGAACACAAATACCACGAAATCAAAACCTTTGGAGCAGGAAAAGACCTGAAATTTGAGGAATGGGCCGATTATCTTCAACAAATGCTCAACTCGGGTATTATGGATATTGCTTATGACGAGCAACACGTTTTCAAACTAAATAATGCTTCTTGGGCTGTTCTGAAAGAAGGCCGACAAGTACAGTTAGTTAGGTTTAGACCCTTTGAAGAAAAACAGGCCGAACGAGAAGCGAGTATTACGAAAGATAAAACCAAAAAAGAAATTATTCGGGACGAACTATTTGAACGTCTTCGAGCTTTACGAAAACGTATTGCCGATGAAAGAGATATTCCTCCTTTTGTGGTATTTTCAGATGCAACCCTTTCGGATATGGCTCAGAAAAAACCACTAAATCAAACTGAAATGCTCAATGTTTCGGGGGTCGGAGAACAAAAATACACCCAATATGGAGAAACTTTCTTGACCGAAATTCGGGCTTTTATCAAAACAATTCCCAAAAGTTCGGTAGCCGCAGGAATTAACACCGCACAATATTCGTATCAGCTTTACCAAGAAGGAAAATCATTAGAACAAATTGCTCAACAGCGAGAACTCAATCCTGTTACTATCATATCGCATCTGATAAAACTTGAGGAAGAAGGCGTCGCTATCGACTGGTGGAAATTTATTAGTAAAAAAGAGTACTCCGATATTGTGGCCGTAGCCAATAGCTTGGGTATAAAAAAAGGGGAAGCTGTAAAACCTATTTTTGAGGCAATGAATGGAAAATACGATTATTACAAAATAAGAATAGCCTTGTCGATAAAATACCAATAA
- a CDS encoding GreA/GreB family elongation factor: MKEQVLEKIKAQIEERMNTSWEAMQAAQASANEESKSSAGDKYETARAMGQLDRDMHARQYEQARQERVIIERIDANLILKQGSLGALITTSMGIFFLAVSVGQIKIENQIVMVVSPQSPIGSILMGKKVGDTFEFRGKNCVIEQLQ, translated from the coding sequence GTGAAAGAACAAGTATTAGAAAAAATAAAGGCCCAAATAGAGGAGCGAATGAATACTTCTTGGGAAGCTATGCAGGCAGCACAGGCTTCGGCCAATGAAGAAAGCAAAAGCTCGGCTGGTGACAAATATGAAACTGCCCGTGCTATGGGGCAGCTCGACCGCGATATGCACGCTCGACAATACGAACAAGCCCGACAAGAACGTGTGATTATTGAACGCATAGATGCCAATTTGATACTCAAACAAGGCTCGTTGGGAGCATTGATAACTACCTCGATGGGTATTTTTTTCTTGGCTGTTAGCGTAGGGCAAATCAAGATTGAGAATCAAATAGTGATGGTGGTATCGCCACAGTCGCCTATTGGTAGTATTCTTATGGGAAAGAAGGTTGGAGATACGTTTGAGTTTCGAGGAAAAAACTGTGTAATAGAACAACTCCAATAA
- a CDS encoding sugar phosphate isomerase/epimerase family protein — MQNSRRDFLKNISLSALAMGIGSGDLLAINEVEHSSKLFFEISLAEWSLHKAIFGGKLSNLDFPKYAKTEFGLEIVEYVNQFFPDKAKDKKYLKELLTRSQDAGVRNHLIMIDNEGELGEVDAKKRLKNVENHYKWVEAAQLLGCKTIRVNSRGEGSPEEVAKRCVESLRKLSEFGQQHNINIIVENHGGYSANGAWLSSIMKNVGLKNCGTLPDFGNFCLKWSGEEWHSQCKEQYDPYKGTAEMMPYAKGVSAKTFNFDAKGNEIDIDYVKMMKIIKTSGFKGIIGIEYEGDKIGEIEGIKKTIALLKKATAQV, encoded by the coding sequence ATGCAAAATTCAAGAAGAGACTTTTTGAAAAATATATCCCTCAGTGCATTGGCTATGGGTATTGGTTCGGGTGATTTATTGGCAATAAACGAAGTTGAACATTCTTCAAAACTGTTTTTTGAAATATCACTTGCCGAGTGGTCGTTGCACAAAGCTATTTTTGGAGGAAAACTAAGTAATCTTGATTTTCCAAAATATGCAAAAACAGAATTTGGTTTAGAGATAGTGGAATATGTCAATCAGTTTTTTCCAGATAAAGCCAAAGATAAAAAGTATCTGAAAGAACTACTGACAAGGTCGCAAGATGCAGGTGTGCGAAATCACTTGATTATGATCGACAACGAAGGCGAGCTAGGAGAGGTCGATGCCAAAAAACGATTGAAAAATGTAGAAAATCATTATAAATGGGTTGAAGCTGCTCAGCTATTAGGATGTAAAACCATTCGGGTAAATTCAAGGGGCGAAGGCTCGCCCGAAGAAGTGGCCAAGCGTTGTGTAGAAAGTTTAAGAAAATTGAGCGAGTTTGGTCAGCAACACAATATCAATATTATTGTCGAAAATCATGGAGGATATTCAGCTAATGGAGCATGGTTATCTAGTATCATGAAAAATGTTGGACTCAAAAATTGCGGTACATTACCTGACTTTGGTAATTTTTGTTTGAAATGGAGTGGCGAAGAGTGGCATAGCCAATGTAAAGAACAATACGACCCCTACAAAGGAACAGCCGAAATGATGCCTTATGCCAAAGGCGTAAGTGCCAAAACGTTCAATTTTGATGCAAAGGGAAACGAAATAGATATTGATTATGTAAAAATGATGAAAATAATCAAAACATCAGGTTTCAAAGGTATTATTGGTATTGAGTATGAAGGTGACAAAATAGGAGAAATAGAGGGTATCAAGAAAACCATTGCATTATTGAAAAAAGCGACAGCACAAGTTTAG
- a CDS encoding DUF721 domain-containing protein, producing the protein MAQYYQYSRENAKRKTTSSSLKEAIDEMLEFYRLRTKFDETYIAAHWEKIMGSPIAVRTTQIYVKEGKLFIALDSAPLRNELLMAKHKIITLINQEIGAELISEVVFL; encoded by the coding sequence ATGGCACAATATTATCAATATAGTCGTGAAAATGCGAAAAGAAAAACAACGTCTTCTTCTTTGAAAGAGGCTATTGATGAGATGTTGGAATTTTATAGGCTTCGTACTAAGTTTGATGAGACTTATATTGCGGCTCATTGGGAGAAAATCATGGGTTCGCCTATTGCGGTGCGTACAACCCAAATCTATGTAAAGGAGGGAAAATTGTTTATTGCCTTAGATTCGGCTCCTCTTAGAAATGAATTACTTATGGCCAAACATAAAATTATCACCCTTATTAATCAGGAAATCGGTGCTGAGCTTATTAGTGAGGTGGTATTTTTATAA
- a CDS encoding MotA/TolQ/ExbB proton channel family protein, which produces MSTQQAKPAAPKPAAPANKKSGGIPAGVILLILFGVALCLYKFVMGDPSHFENNNPEGHPIPGDYFGIVYKGGVIVPVLMTCFLTALTFSIERILTISKAKGTGDINAFVRKIQALLDKDDVEAALKECDKQKGSVGNVTLAAVKKYKQLSTDASLDKEQKLAALSKEVEEATSLELPMLEKNLTIIATLASVSTLIGLLGTVIGMIKAFSALGNSGGSTDSTALANGISEALVNTALGIGSSAICIIAYNFFTSKIDELTYSIDEIGLSVNQNYAAHHN; this is translated from the coding sequence ATGAGTACACAACAAGCAAAACCAGCTGCTCCAAAGCCAGCAGCACCAGCAAACAAAAAGTCAGGCGGTATTCCAGCAGGAGTTATTCTCCTAATCCTTTTTGGCGTTGCATTATGTCTTTACAAATTTGTAATGGGAGATCCATCACACTTTGAAAACAACAACCCAGAAGGGCACCCAATCCCAGGCGATTACTTCGGTATCGTTTACAAAGGAGGCGTTATCGTACCAGTATTGATGACATGTTTCCTTACTGCATTAACATTCTCAATTGAGCGTATTCTTACAATCAGCAAGGCAAAAGGAACAGGTGACATCAACGCATTCGTTCGTAAAATCCAAGCTCTTCTTGACAAAGATGATGTTGAGGCTGCATTGAAAGAGTGTGACAAACAAAAAGGTTCAGTAGGTAATGTTACATTAGCTGCTGTTAAAAAGTACAAGCAATTGTCTACAGATGCTTCTTTAGACAAAGAACAAAAATTAGCTGCTCTTAGCAAAGAGGTTGAAGAAGCTACTTCATTGGAATTGCCAATGTTGGAGAAAAACCTTACAATCATTGCAACATTAGCGTCAGTATCAACCCTTATCGGTCTATTAGGAACGGTAATCGGTATGATTAAAGCGTTCTCGGCTCTTGGTAACTCAGGAGGTTCAACAGATTCAACAGCTCTTGCAAACGGTATCTCTGAAGCCCTTGTAAACACTGCATTGGGTATCGGTTCTTCGGCTATTTGTATCATTGCTTATAACTTCTTCACTTCGAAAATTGACGAATTGACATATAGCATCGATGAAATTGGCTTGAGCGTTAACCAAAATTATGCTGCTCACCATAATTAA
- a CDS encoding ExbD/TolR family protein: MPKVKAKRQSVSLDMTAMCDVAFLLLTFFMLTAKFRPEEAVTITPPTSISEKALSTEKGVITISVATDGKIFMGTDDKEAQQLMLERMANRLGIPVSATMQKNFMASEIVGYPAGAMKQVLEEKPSNWKAKGYYTGIPCDSVNNELFLWVTYAKLANPGLTVAIKGDGNSNYKVFNQVVGTLQQQNINVFQLVTGPENKPRN; encoded by the coding sequence ATGCCAAAGGTAAAAGCAAAAAGACAGAGTGTGTCTTTGGATATGACAGCGATGTGTGATGTGGCATTCTTGTTACTCACCTTCTTCATGTTGACGGCAAAATTCCGTCCAGAAGAGGCTGTTACCATTACACCTCCTACGTCGATCTCTGAAAAAGCCCTAAGCACTGAAAAAGGAGTAATCACCATTTCAGTAGCTACTGATGGTAAAATTTTCATGGGAACTGACGACAAGGAAGCACAACAGTTGATGTTGGAAAGAATGGCAAATCGTCTTGGTATTCCAGTTTCGGCTACAATGCAGAAAAACTTTATGGCTTCTGAAATTGTAGGCTATCCGGCTGGTGCAATGAAACAAGTGTTGGAAGAAAAACCATCTAACTGGAAAGCAAAAGGATACTACACAGGTATTCCATGCGACTCAGTGAACAACGAGCTATTTCTGTGGGTAACTTATGCTAAATTGGCTAACCCAGGTTTGACAGTAGCGATTAAAGGTGATGGCAATTCGAACTACAAAGTGTTCAACCAAGTCGTGGGTACTTTACAGCAACAAAACATCAACGTTTTCCAGTTGGTAACTGGTCCTGAAAACAAACCCAGAAATTAA
- a CDS encoding ExbD/TolR family protein produces MAEIDQSGGGKGGKKRSKKASTKIDMTPMVDLGFLLITFFMLTTTLAKPVTMQLSMPDKTETKDTSPVKLSETLTVCPDENKVYYYQGIPGASDAVLQVTDYSDKGIRQILFDFKKRIGNNFTIVIKATKGAKYKNMVDMLDECAITDNKRYALLEIDPATEEMIKKSGK; encoded by the coding sequence ATGGCAGAAATAGACCAGTCCGGTGGGGGTAAAGGTGGTAAAAAGCGTAGTAAGAAAGCGTCAACCAAAATTGACATGACACCAATGGTGGACTTAGGCTTCTTACTAATCACCTTCTTTATGCTAACAACTACGTTGGCAAAGCCCGTGACAATGCAGCTAAGCATGCCTGATAAAACTGAGACAAAAGATACGTCTCCTGTAAAATTGTCTGAAACCTTAACAGTATGCCCTGACGAAAATAAGGTGTATTACTACCAAGGTATTCCAGGTGCGTCTGACGCAGTTTTACAAGTTACTGATTACTCAGATAAAGGCATCAGACAAATATTATTTGATTTTAAGAAAAGAATTGGTAATAACTTCACTATCGTTATTAAAGCAACCAAAGGTGCTAAATACAAAAATATGGTGGATATGCTAGATGAATGTGCTATTACAGACAACAAGCGTTATGCCCTTCTTGAAATCGACCCTGCTACTGAAGAGATGATTAAAAAGTCTGGTAAGTAG
- a CDS encoding energy transducer TonB — MTPKQDEKREVLAEVMKVDTPPKNEVKPPPPPPPPPPPPQDIPKVTTTKFLPPEIKRDEEVQKPEPPPEEVRGNTASETVKGTTDDIAPPVDPDARPAKEEAPVEPPKPVEEEIFTAVEQNAEFPGGIGAFAKFLQKNLKYPAAAQRANVQGKVYVQFVVNTDGSIQNVDVLKSVGFGCDEEAVRVIKMVPKWNPGKQSGRAVRSRFTVPINFVLSE; from the coding sequence TTGACGCCAAAACAAGATGAGAAGCGAGAGGTGCTTGCTGAGGTGATGAAGGTGGATACTCCACCTAAAAATGAGGTGAAACCACCACCACCACCACCACCGCCGCCACCACCACCACAAGATATTCCTAAGGTAACAACTACTAAGTTCTTACCACCAGAAATCAAACGTGATGAGGAAGTGCAAAAACCTGAACCTCCACCAGAAGAGGTAAGAGGTAACACTGCTAGTGAAACTGTAAAAGGTACAACAGACGACATCGCTCCTCCTGTTGACCCTGATGCAAGACCTGCAAAAGAAGAAGCTCCTGTTGAACCACCAAAGCCTGTTGAAGAGGAAATCTTTACAGCGGTTGAACAAAATGCTGAATTCCCAGGTGGTATCGGTGCCTTTGCAAAATTCTTGCAGAAAAACCTTAAATACCCTGCGGCTGCTCAACGTGCCAACGTACAAGGTAAAGTTTACGTTCAGTTCGTTGTAAATACAGATGGTTCTATCCAGAACGTTGATGTATTGAAGTCTGTAGGTTTTGGTTGCGACGAAGAAGCTGTTCGTGTAATCAAAATGGTTCCGAAATGGAATCCTGGTAAGCAGTCAGGACGTGCTGTTCGTTCTAGATTTACAGTACCTATCAACTTCGTATTGTCGGAGTAG
- a CDS encoding PstS family phosphate ABC transporter substrate-binding protein, whose product MKKYAKLLSILGVVSTIVSSCGGIGNPRNESVQDDTPAKGEITVAVDESFQPILDAEKSAFEQSYKYTKINLVYKPETQAINMMLNDKARLAVVARDLTKEEMKVFEDARITYRSYKFAGDALALITNKANKDTLISVNELEALMKGKKKKWAEIGKNGSNDEVVLVFDNANSSNLTFLMQKFGISTKDKVPFFAMKSNKEVLEYVKTHKNALGIIGTNWISDGDDPASLGFIRGINVMSVTEKPNPTVDDYIQPFGYNLALKKYPLTRIIKCILKESHMGLGTGFINYMCMDQGQLIVLKGGLLPLTRPIQIRTVKIGG is encoded by the coding sequence ATGAAAAAGTATGCTAAGCTATTATCGATTTTGGGAGTAGTAAGCACAATCGTATCGTCGTGTGGTGGTATTGGAAACCCTCGAAATGAAAGTGTTCAAGATGATACTCCTGCTAAAGGTGAAATAACGGTTGCGGTAGACGAGTCTTTTCAGCCTATTTTAGATGCCGAAAAGTCGGCTTTTGAACAAAGCTATAAATATACTAAAATTAATCTGGTATATAAGCCCGAAACACAGGCTATCAATATGATGCTCAATGATAAAGCACGGCTTGCTGTTGTAGCTCGTGACCTTACCAAAGAGGAAATGAAGGTGTTTGAAGATGCTCGAATTACCTATCGTAGTTATAAGTTTGCGGGTGATGCCCTAGCATTGATTACTAACAAGGCTAATAAAGATACCTTGATTAGTGTAAACGAATTAGAAGCTTTGATGAAAGGTAAAAAGAAAAAATGGGCTGAAATTGGTAAAAATGGAAGCAACGACGAAGTCGTGTTGGTTTTTGATAATGCCAATTCGAGTAACCTGACCTTTTTGATGCAAAAGTTTGGTATTAGTACCAAAGATAAAGTGCCTTTCTTTGCTATGAAGTCTAACAAAGAAGTACTAGAGTATGTAAAAACACATAAAAATGCTTTAGGAATTATTGGTACAAACTGGATTAGCGATGGCGACGACCCAGCTTCTTTAGGTTTTATTCGAGGAATCAACGTTATGTCTGTGACTGAAAAACCTAACCCAACAGTCGATGATTACATTCAGCCATTTGGCTATAATTTAGCACTGAAAAAATACCCATTAACACGTATTATCAAGTGTATTTTGAAAGAATCGCACATGGGATTGGGTACAGGGTTTATCAACTATATGTGTATGGATCAAGGGCAGCTTATTGTACTAAAAGGAGGCTTACTTCCATTGACACGCCCTATTCAGATTCGTACCGTAAAAATAGGAGGATAA
- a CDS encoding tetratricopeptide repeat protein, with protein sequence MKVKMKSLLVAVSLLFAGTANAQTVQQGLSQLDGDQPSKAKATFESLVAAAPTAENQYYLGYYNLRSGHLDAAKAAFEKGLSIDAKNPLNAVGLASIKVAEKNVGAAKVEFDKIIADTKAKNADVLYRIAEAYVMFYDVNNGEDANKGNNDPGEAIRLIDMIPEKTKVKQLTPEMYTVKGDAFLIKNDGGPAVSAYEQANFIAKSAKIFTKIGVVYLRGKNYQYAVNSYQSAVETDSNYAPIYKRFGEYYNIFNRYKEASKYFRKYVSKAEATPTILLSTAKLLFLAKDYTGSMEFTSQAEAGGAKDNDIYRMKGYSFIELNKCQEGLNNLEQMVKAGVKPYFLDNVYFAKGYQCLNNDSLAAYYYEQAAPIDTNNNHYTTIYGIRYKQKKYDSAADVALKAIEWKTKKKAQITSGDWNNAALAYYFLTAYTPKEDSLKRYDLGMKGDSAFANAIQINSKWPTFHLYRARINNYADYTGTKWAGVPHYESFLAAVDAAKADAASTYKERKEDTYEALRYLAGYHITVSKDLTKAEEYVTKALAIKPEDPDGLKAMLTGTPAAGASATAKPAPKK encoded by the coding sequence ATGAAAGTAAAGATGAAATCTCTGTTGGTGGCTGTTAGTTTGTTGTTTGCAGGCACTGCAAACGCCCAAACTGTTCAGCAAGGTTTGTCGCAGTTGGATGGAGACCAGCCAAGTAAAGCGAAGGCGACTTTTGAGAGCTTGGTAGCGGCTGCTCCGACGGCAGAGAACCAATATTATTTAGGTTATTATAACCTTCGTTCAGGCCACTTAGATGCTGCTAAAGCAGCGTTTGAAAAAGGTCTTTCAATCGATGCGAAAAACCCTTTGAATGCAGTGGGATTGGCTTCTATTAAAGTTGCAGAGAAAAATGTAGGTGCAGCCAAAGTAGAATTTGATAAAATCATTGCTGATACTAAAGCTAAAAATGCCGATGTCTTATATCGTATTGCCGAAGCGTATGTAATGTTCTATGATGTGAACAATGGCGAAGATGCTAACAAAGGAAATAACGACCCAGGTGAAGCTATTCGTTTGATTGATATGATTCCGGAGAAAACAAAAGTAAAACAGTTAACTCCTGAAATGTATACAGTAAAAGGGGATGCCTTCTTGATTAAAAACGATGGTGGCCCTGCTGTATCGGCTTACGAACAAGCAAACTTTATTGCAAAAAGTGCCAAGATTTTTACTAAAATTGGTGTAGTTTATCTTCGTGGTAAAAACTACCAATATGCTGTAAACTCGTACCAAAGTGCTGTTGAAACCGACTCAAACTACGCTCCGATTTACAAACGTTTTGGTGAGTATTATAACATCTTTAACCGTTATAAAGAAGCTTCTAAATACTTTAGAAAGTATGTAAGCAAGGCTGAAGCAACCCCAACTATCCTGTTGAGTACAGCTAAGCTTCTGTTCTTGGCTAAAGACTACACTGGTTCGATGGAATTTACTAGTCAGGCTGAAGCAGGTGGTGCTAAAGACAATGATATTTACAGAATGAAGGGTTATTCGTTTATTGAATTGAACAAATGCCAAGAAGGGTTGAACAACCTTGAGCAAATGGTAAAAGCTGGCGTAAAACCTTACTTCCTTGATAATGTTTATTTTGCAAAAGGATATCAGTGTTTGAACAACGATTCGTTGGCAGCTTATTACTATGAACAAGCAGCTCCTATCGATACTAACAACAACCACTATACAACTATCTACGGTATCCGTTACAAGCAAAAGAAATATGACTCTGCAGCTGATGTTGCCTTGAAAGCGATTGAATGGAAAACTAAGAAAAAAGCTCAAATCACAAGTGGCGACTGGAACAATGCTGCTCTTGCATATTATTTCTTGACAGCTTATACGCCAAAAGAAGATTCGTTGAAAAGATATGACTTGGGTATGAAAGGTGATTCGGCATTTGCGAATGCTATCCAAATCAACTCAAAATGGCCAACATTCCACTTATATCGTGCTAGAATCAATAACTATGCCGATTATACTGGAACTAAGTGGGCTGGCGTGCCTCATTACGAAAGCTTCTTGGCCGCTGTAGATGCAGCCAAAGCTGATGCCGCTTCTACTTACAAAGAAAGAAAAGAGGATACTTACGAGGCTCTAAGATATTTGGCAGGCTATCATATTACAGTTTCTAAAGACTTGACAAAAGCTGAAGAATATGTAACTAAAGCTCTTGCTATTAAGCCTGAAGACCCAGACGGACTAAAAGCAATGTTGACAGGTACACCTGCTGCTGGCGCTTCTGCTACAGCAAAACCTGCTCCTAAAAAATAA
- a CDS encoding SDR family NAD(P)-dependent oxidoreductase — MSYALVTGASKGIGKEIAAELASRKYDLILVARSAEQLAKVANELSTKYKVKVDFLAIDLATIGVAQAVLDWVQQKQYEVSVLVNNAGYGLVGPLGEYSIEKNRDMMQLNMLTLTEMCQIFLPMLKRQPKAYILNIASSTAYQALPHMAIYAATKVFVLNFTRALKHELNDTSVSVTVVSPGSTATDFNERAEVGEKALKAAEKVMMTPQEVAKIAVKEMFAGSTEVVTGLVNKLGAFMAWLVPKAITEKVAKGIYEK, encoded by the coding sequence ATGTCGTACGCATTAGTTACAGGTGCTAGCAAAGGTATTGGAAAAGAAATAGCAGCCGAATTGGCCAGTCGCAAATATGACTTAATCTTGGTAGCGCGTTCTGCTGAACAATTGGCAAAAGTTGCCAACGAACTTAGTACAAAATACAAGGTAAAAGTCGACTTCTTGGCCATTGATTTGGCCACTATTGGTGTTGCACAAGCTGTTTTAGACTGGGTTCAGCAAAAGCAATATGAAGTATCGGTGCTGGTCAATAACGCAGGATATGGCTTGGTGGGCCCACTTGGCGAATACTCTATCGAAAAAAATAGAGACATGATGCAGCTCAATATGCTTACTCTTACTGAAATGTGCCAAATATTTTTGCCTATGCTCAAGCGTCAACCCAAAGCATATATCCTTAATATAGCAAGTTCTACGGCTTATCAGGCACTGCCTCACATGGCTATTTATGCCGCTACAAAAGTATTTGTGCTGAACTTTACCAGAGCCCTCAAACACGAGCTTAACGATACCTCTGTATCTGTAACAGTGGTTAGCCCTGGCTCAACAGCTACAGATTTTAACGAACGTGCCGAGGTTGGAGAGAAAGCACTAAAAGCTGCTGAAAAAGTGATGATGACTCCACAGGAGGTAGCCAAAATTGCGGTCAAAGAAATGTTTGCAGGCTCAACCGAAGTGGTTACTGGCTTAGTCAATAAATTAGGAGCATTTATGGCTTGGCTCGTTCCTAAAGCTATTACCGAAAAAGTAGCCAAAGGCATTTACGAAAAATAG